Genomic window (Musa acuminata AAA Group cultivar baxijiao chromosome BXJ1-9, Cavendish_Baxijiao_AAA, whole genome shotgun sequence):
TTTGACGAAGCCAAAGGTGTTAAAGTGTGGAAGGATATCATGAATGAAGAAATGAATGTTCTTCATAAAAATGAAACTCAAGATCTTATGTCAAGACTTGCTGGTTTCCTATAAGGAATTTGGTGTTATTTCTAATTTGCACAAGTTAATTCTTAAATTTGATCGTCATATGGATGTTGAGCCTTCTACACAAAGTCTAGTTAGAGATTTCAGTAATATTTCATCTAGCAAGTTTGGATCAGGCTTTGGGTCAAGAGGTATTCGTTTCCGAATGAAGCAACTTGATTCAGGTAGATTTTCGAATAGTATAAGAAAGCATATGGATGGTAACATTCACATGCACCTTAGAGAATACTTTGATAGAAGTTGTATTTCTATAGGTGATTCTATGCTTGGTGGTAGTTATGAGCGTGACTTAGCAAAGAAGCTAAGACTTATCTCCAAGAGTATACTTAATGTTAAAAAATTaaagtatattttaaaaaattataagttaatattttactttttaaataagattagatagagttGGAGGGATAATAAATTCTTAGTTTAAAAAGTtcaaatatattttgataaatttcaaattgatattttatcttttaaataagattagataaAGTTGAAGAGATTAGGAACTCTTGCATTTCATATCTATAAATAAGGGGTATCTACCTATGAAGTCTCACGTATTCAAGCTAATAGGGCTAAAGTTAAAGAGTCGTACAAGATATATAAATATttctcttcttggtaagttcaataaagtttctctttttcatcttgatttttttttcatttgatttatttttagttattAGCTATTATTTAAGAAAGGGTGACACTTTGAGATCTGATGGACTGATTACTTTGATCTGTCTCTCATTGAATTGTGATTTGTTAATTGGACTTGGTTGAATCATAACAATGAACATATTTCAACTGGTCATATGTTTACAATtgtatgcatttttatctaatcaCCCTTAGCAATTCACTGTTGCTCCTAATTCATCAACATTGGTCTCTCGAAGAACATGATCCTGATTCATTTGGATCAAAAGGAAGGCCATCAAAATGCAAGGACACCACTTGTTTCTCATCAGCCAGAAAGGACGATCGATGATGATAAGAACAAAGGAAAGATCCTGTTAATGCTTGTTAGACCGAATACTTAGATCCCCAAAGAACAACACACTGCAACAGTTCATTTATTTTTGAGATCCACAGCATAAATTGCTCGAGAACACCAGTCTCAGCTGTTTATGACCGCACAGTTCCTTCTGATTTCACCTGAAGAGCCCGTCTTGACTCCGATGCTGCCCATCTTCTCCATGGACATCGCGAACCCGGCGAAGAATGTCTGCGGAGGGCTGTCGACGAGATTGACGATGGCTGTCTTGGCCGCGGCGTCCGTGGTCAGAGCTGCGTCGGATTCGAAGAGCCCTCTTCGCTTGAGCAGATTCCTGTAGTATCCAACATCGAACGTTCTGAAACTCCCAGGATCCATTTCCACGAGCGTGGTCTCGTCGGTGGCGTCTCTGCACTTGTTCTTCTTCAGATTCGTGGCGTAGAAGCCGTCCAGAGAAGGATCTTGATCGCCGTTCCCGGTGAAGTTGTACAGCCGGTCGCTGAAGGATTCGCAATGAGCAACTCCGATCGTGTGGGCTCCTGCAACAGCAAATCGGTCGATGTTAGCAGACGAAGAAGCGCAAGAAAAACGTCATTTTTCGTGTAAAATGATGAATCTGCAAGACACAAGTCGGCAAGAACTTAGATCGGCATGTGTTTACTATGCTGCAGCTCACCAGAGAGGAGAACAAGGTCTGCGGCATTTAGCCCTTTATTAGCAAAAGAAGTCTGCAGAGAGCTAAGGTTCGATGTGGGGGCTGGAATCTCAGATAATGCTTCCGATAAATTCGATATCAACCCGTCGCGACGGCCAGTCGGAACTCTCCAAATCGGGCCTCCCTGCCGTCAGACGAACAAGATGAGTGTCTGCATTCAGAACATTAGCTTGGAGCATGGTATGAGCTTATCGGCATACAATGACTCCGACCGCGTCTCGCGTAGCCAACGCAAGAATGTCCGCACACGAAACGATCCCCGGGCATTCTTCCTCCACCACGCTCTTCAGGCGATCGATGAAGTCGAACCCGCGGAGTGTTTGGTTCGGAGTCGCGGCCTTCTCAGCTTGGTTGGTGCTGGTTGAATTGATGAGCACAGAGCCATCACAACCCTGAGAATTGCATCAAACATGCCGTGAAGAAAGCAAGATTGAGTTGAAACGAATGCATTACATCGTACCCTCACAAAGCAATCAtggaagtgcatccgaagaagagatgCTGCCACCGTTGGTGCATTTGGGATGTGCTCCTCCACAAAATCTAGGATCATCTTCTCTGCCTTGGGGCAACTGTCGTCATAGAAGCCCAGCTTCAGATCAGCATGAACACAACTCAAGAAACCCAAAAACACCAGTATCGTCGGACCCCGAAAGCTCATATTACTAGTGATTTTGCCTAAGTTTTCCTCAAGTTGCACCAAACTCTAAACATGGAGGCAACTTTATAGTCCTTCACGGAATCCTCTCTGTCCACTTGCTGTTGGAGCTTCGTCCTTAAAGCAGCAATGAGTGTGGCCTCCCTATCACCTATTTTACCTTTGCAGCACCTAAAGGCAATAAAATTAAGTCGCAAGCAGGTGATTGTAGGACAAGTTATCATAAGTTGGAAGCAGAATAAGAGTCCTCAAGAAATGGAGATTAGTGCACAACCTGCCACACTTGTCCTATGAAGAATATGCTTCTTGAATCAAAAGAACAAAATGATTGCAGACAAGAAATCGATCGAGGTACATAAGAAATCTGCACGCCACTATTTCTGAGGCAAAGGAATCTGTAGGACGATTGAATGATTGATCGAAGAGCCGTGTCCCTTCATTCGATCATGCACCTCTTTCTGTTCGCAAGATGTGTCTGGAGTCTGTCATCAAACGACAGAGTTGTTCTCAAGGCAAGTTTTGTTTCAGGCGCCACTCTTTCGCCGGAGACACCGAGGTGACCGTTCAAGTAAATGTTGACATGATGATTGCACACATTTAGCTTCAGCGATTCTTCTACTTGTTGCCCCGCATTCGTGTGAGAATTCTTGGATCATTACTCGTGATGCATTTCTGAAGGTATGAGAGCAGGTGGGAAGTGATGGGAGCCACAGACAACACAAAATTCTCTTTAAGAACACACACACTTGTCGCCGATGTATCAAATCCAAAAGTCTTAATTGTTCTCCATCGATGGTTGAATCAAACTGCATCACTCTCATCATTTTGTCCATAGCTTTATAGTTCAACTGAGTTGTAGCCCATTTGGAAAGCTACCAAATGTGTTGTAGTTCACATGAAAATTAAAGTTCATAGAGCTTACTAATAAACCTCTGCATGTGGGAAGCAAAAGCTAAGCTGCAAAAGGAGATGCGAGCATTTGCATTACATATTAGTATAGAAATGTTGCTCTAATGCATCGACATCATGACTAAACATACAGATAAATTGCAGTGATCATAGCATTAGAACAAAACTTCAAAACATTAGACACCCACGATTCACACTGCTCTCCCATTCTCCAATTATGATTGGACGGACTGTAGTGTTCACAGGAGAAGCTTTGTGAGTAGATGACCCTCATGTACATGTCTCTTCTCAAAGGAGCTTCCATGCGGTAACTTGAACAATGGGAGAGCTTCTGACGCACGTCTATTGGCATTCCATCTGCTTTCCACTGAGACAGACCTAACAGCTTGCAGAGCATAGGGATCAAATTCCATGCTTCAGAACAGGAAAAGAGAGGCGACATAAAGTACAGCAGATGAAGAAATGATCTTTCATGGAACAAAGACAATTGCTTATGTTTGCTAAATCCTAGTTTAAATACCCAAGCACGTTAAATTCGATCATAGGGGGCAAAATCTTGTGATCGAGAAAGCACAATGCTTTTCTTTAGTTTCAGGACCGAATGCTCCTTCGTTCACAAAGTAGATGCATGTTGGCCAACTCCAGTCTAATACACGAGTCATTATACCTTCCTTTGATGTGCGTACAGCACCTCAAAGCCATCTGCGGGCCACACTTTATTCTGTTCCCTCAATTCTCGAGCTCTATCAGCAACTTCTGAAGAAGAAAGTTATGCCATTCTTTGAAGCATTCCGCTCTGTTTCTCATGAACTCCAACTTCTGCACAAGCAAGGTTCCAGCTCCTCATGCTTCAGATCTCGTAAAACCTTTATGTACCTTATCCTGGTTACCAACATTTGGGGCCTCTAACGAGATGTTGACAAACATGAATCTCTTGGTATCCCACCAAGGTAAGGCTATCATGAATAAAGCTAATGATCAGACAACTATCGGTGTATCCACACAAATTAGAAGCAATTTACATCACAAATCAGAAATATATGTGAAATTGGGTAGCAGCAACCTGCAAAAGGTATGGTAGCTTGGAATTGCTGACTGATACATGGTTTTCTTCCCTTCCCTATTGTAAATATTATATCACTTAGGGTCGACAAATTTTTGTTAGATTGCATGCATGCATTAACATGGCAAAGGGTGATACAAACTGCAGAACAATTCAGCAGCGTGAAGTAAAGCAATTCACTTAGGATTTCCTTTAAGTGGTACCTAGTGGAGCCACTCTTACCAAAACACTCACTTTCGACGAGATCAATTACGTGAGTTACAAGATGAGTGATGAGACATCTGACAcgttacatattattttttttataattatttattataatttttttctcattttatgttGTCCGTTACACATGTTCATGGATCTATATActgagaatcagattatgataagatcataataataagattgatttacctttaaatataAATCCTAAATGATCTTAGTCATAGGTTGCTTGAGAGGTACATTGAGATAACTGGATAAATTGGTGcgttgtatacccgtctatatgatggaggcggttggtctcataactacttgtatggagacactagggatatcgTGCAAGtgattattggagaatgagttaactgattgatccactaatggaatgctagatggttgatgtgttgaatcccggattttgatgatgatattaattgatgagtttacaataTAATCTGTATTTTAAGAAAAGTGATGCaaaggactaactttgatcatgaaaaggcaaaacaattgaagtagaagaatcaaATATTGAGCTGAAGTTAGAGATCAGGCATCGGGCCGGAAGAATTGGACATGCATCAAGATTGGACGTTGtgagagtcaacatgtcgatagaTCGAGCAATACACCGAAAAAGAGCATGATGCATCGAGAGtttgaatgaaccaatgatatgtcggacaacataataTTATATGTTTTGTAATCATTTAAGTCATGATCGTCGTAGTTTTAGATCTTAATTGAGTTAGATTCAAGTGTAACAatgttaactcaattaagggtccaTTGGAACTGATTTGAGCTCATTTGGAGGCCTATTTAGTGACCCAAAGATTGaatcaagcggtggaaccgcctatgagttggaaaagtcaagagcacacttttccagGCTGTTCGATGATAGTACCATCCAGACTAGATGATGGTACCCTCAGCATTAATGCTGgcaggtgatggtatcgcccaagctggcggtagtaccgctagagcccCGTCTTCGATGCTCtaccaagcggtagtaccgcccagcacagtggtggtaccgctcatacCCGAAATACtcagaaatttaaatttttgactttatttttgaaatcatttggggtctataaatacctcacttatCCTTGCTGAGAAGACACAATAAAGAGTGAACTAAAATGCTAGTGAATCAAAGTTGTaatcttgaaaagtgttgagagtTCCTCTCATTTTTTTTCAAAAGTTTAAAATTCTATCTAACGGAGGTATGAGACTCGTAAATGTTTTCTCTTAaatttgtaaaaaggagaaagagttgtaagagagtagttaggctttacccattgaaagaagatcgttagtgaacgcCGATGGCctcgaaagaggaatcgagagtggacgtaggttacgatgaccgaatcactataaactcGATCTACATTTATATTGTGCTTTTCATTGTAATTGATTATTGATTTAATTGTCTACTACTCTTACTTGCACTTTAAGTTTAAACGTATTTTCGTTATGATTTTATAGTTCAaaatttttaaaccgatgtttttacgaaaacactaattcaccccttagTGTCGAAACAGTCATAACATGATGATACatcattgtcagacagtgattctgtcGTCCTAGTGGTGAATCCGATCATTAAATACCAAagatgtcatatatgagtactccactctttgatgctgAACTTGTAActctggaagttccagatctagcaca
Coding sequences:
- the LOC103999538 gene encoding peroxidase 39; this translates as MSFRGPTILVFLGFLSCVHADLKLGFYDDSCPKAEKMILDFVEEHIPNAPTVAASLLRMHFHDCFVRGCDGSVLINSTSTNQAEKAATPNQTLRGFDFIDRLKSVVEEECPGIVSCADILALATRDAVGVIGGPIWRVPTGRRDGLISNLSEALSEIPAPTSNLSSLQTSFANKGLNAADLVLLSGAHTIGVAHCESFSDRLYNFTGNGDQDPSLDGFYATNLKKNKCRDATDETTLVEMDPGSFRTFDVGYYRNLLKRRGLFESDAALTTDAAAKTAIVNLVDSPPQTFFAGFAMSMEKMGSIGVKTGSSGEIRRNCAVINS